DNA sequence from the Paenibacillus azoreducens genome:
CTATTTCCTCGGGGCGGCCAAGCCGGCCGATCGGCTGCAGATCAATCAGCTTTTGCACCTCTTCCGAAGGGAGTACCTTCATCAGAGGCGTTTCGATATATCCCGGACAGACCGCATTTACGCGGATGCCTTTATTGGCATATTGAATGCCGAGGGTTTGGGTAAGCATAACCACCCCGGCCTTGGCGGATCCGTAGGCTGTTACCCCGGCTTTGGCCGCATGTCCATGGATGGAGGCCCCATTGACGATCACGCCGCCGGTTCCCTGCTTCAGCATCTGGATCAGGGCATATTTATCGGCCAGGAACACGCCCGTCAGATTGACATCCAGCGTGCGCCGCCATTTTTCCAGCGACAGCTCATCAGCCGGATCATCATTGGTCACGGCCGCATTGGCGAACAGGATATCGAGCTTGCCGTAAGTTTGGACAGTGCGTTCGATCAATTTCTGAATGTCCTCTTCAACCTTGACATCAACCTTCTCGTATATGGCCTGATAACCGTCCTCCTTTAGCCTGTTCGCAACTTCCTGTCCGGCTTCGGAAAAATCGGCAATAACCACGGAAGCCCCTTCCTGCGCGAACAGCCGCGCCGTAGCTTGTCCGATTCCGCCCGCCGCACCAGTGATGACTGCTGTTTTGCCGGATAATTTCATACCTATCAACGCTCCTTCATGGACAAAAATGGGAGTGGCCTCATTAATACTTTCTCTTATAATTTCCCATTTTTCTAATCATATCCTGAGATCAAGACGGGTTGATTTTTATGGTATACATGTGTTACATTTATATTGTAAACAATTTAATTTTATAAAATAAAAATAGCCGACTGAAACAAAATAAACGGCAAAACAATGGAGGTTTAACCAGATGAGCGTATATTCATTTAAAGCGAAAAATATCCGTGGCAAGGAAGAATCCTTGTCGCAATACGAAGGAAATGTACTTTTGATCGTCAACACGGCCAGCGAATGCGGTTTTACGGCACAATACTCCGATCTTCAGAAGCTTTACGAAAAATATAAGGACCGCGGATTCACGATCCTTGGTTTCCCTTGCAATCAATTTGGCGGGCAAGAGCCTGGAAGCAACGAAGATGTGAACACCTTTTGCCAGATCAATTACGGTGTAACATTCCCTCTGTTTGAGAAAACAGACGTACGCGGGGAAGGCAAACATCCGCTTTTTGCTTACCTGTCTGAGCAGGCCCCATTTAAAGGGTTTGATCCAAGCAATTCGGAAGCCAAGATGCTGTCCGCTTTTATTGAAAAAGAGCAGCCCGAGCTGATGGAAGGCAATGATATCAAATGGAATTTCACCAAATTCCTGATTGACCGCAAGGGAAACGTGGTGAATCGCTTCGAATCGCCGGTAGGACCGCTTGAACTCGAACCAGCCGTTGAATCTTTGCTGTAATAACGTGGTTCCCGTTCATCAATAAGAATGTCTAACATTCAGACATCAAAATTTAAGGTGTTTTCAAGGTTATTTTCATCTAATTTTAAGAAAGGACTTCTATAATTCTATCCATACCCCTTTTATAATATATTGCTTGATACCCTGGAGTCCGCTGCTTCAGGGTATGTTTTTATTTCCGTACAATTGAAAACACCCCATAGAGATGCGCTTTAACAAGCTTCCCTATGGGGTGTTTCTAATAGGCTGGAACCCGTCAGCCTAATTTGTCTTTTTGATAATAGATTAAAGTTTGCGAGGCTTACTCGCCTAGTTCTTTGCCTAGTCCCTTCAAGAAACGCAGCCCAAATCCGATCGCCCGGTTTACGTCAGGATCCTTCAGCGCGCCCAGGAGAGAAAAGATGGTTAGCTTCTCTTCCTGCGGCTTGCCTGCTTCCTCCAGCCCTTTGGCTATGCCGGTGAGCAGCTTTGCGGTATGCTCCGGATTGATGGCGGAAAGGGCGCCGGCTGCTGCGATCCCGTTGTTGATGATGTTGGTGACTTCGGGACGATTTGCCTGATGAAGGGCGATTTCAGCCACTTTTGCTTTGGCTTTAAGGAGTGCTTCCGTCGCTTCCAGGATACCGCTGCCGTACAGCTCGTTCAGCACATCGATCGCTTTGTCGATCGCTTGTTCATGTTCGACCACGGAATCTTTTAATTGTTCCAGGGACTGCTGCTTTAATTCTTCTTCGCTGAGTACGCGTTTTTTAATCATCGAAATCGGTTCTGCCATCTTTATACCACCTTTCCTTAATCGACCAGAGAAACATAACCCGGACGTTTCCATTTGCGCTCAACCTCAACGCCGTTTTGCGGATGGCGTTTCTTATTGCGCGGATTGGTAAGCGGAAGCGGGCTTGTTCCCTTGATGTTCAGGATCTGCATCCGGACTTTCGTCTGTTTAAAGGCAGGCGTATTGGTTCGTACATCCACCGCGCCTCCGGTTAGGAGATTGACCGCATTTTCGTGGCTGGCGGAATGCATCGGTACATACACCTCGTTGCGGTGTACTCTGTCCGTTACCAAAGCTTTCAGCTTAATCGCGCCGTAAGGCGAGTCAAGCCGTACCAAGGCTCCGCTTTCGATGCCGCGTTCCGCGGCAAGCTCAGGCGATATCTCCACAAATACTTCCGGCAGCTTCAGGTTGATGCCATGCGACTTGTTCGTCAGGTTGCCTTCATGGAATTGTTCCAGAAGACGGCCGTTGTTCAGGACGAGATCGTATTCGGCAGGGAATTCCACCGGCGGAACGTAGTCCACGAGCGAGAAGCGCGCCTTTTTATCAGGAAAATTGAATCCGTCCGTATACAGAAGCGGCGTGCTTTCCCCGGTCGGGGAGCCCCAGAAGAAGCTGCCCCAGCCTTCCAGCACCTCATAATTTGCTTTGGAGAAAAACGGCGTCAAGCTGGCCATTTCCGCAAAGATTTCGCCCGGATGGCCGTAATTCCAGTCAAAGCCAAGATATTTGGCGATCTGGGTCGTAATCCACCAGTCCGGTTTGGAATCGCCCATCGGCTCCAAAACTTGATAAAGACGCTGCACGCGGCGTTCCGTGTTGCTAAAGGTGCCATCCTTTTCCAAGGAAGGGCAGGCAGGCAATATCACGTCGGCAAACTGGGCGGTCTGGGATAAGAAGACGTCCTGCACAACCAGGAAATCCAGCTTGCTGAGAAGATTCTGCACGTGGTTGGAGTTGGAATCAACCCAGGCCATGTCTTCGCCTACCAGGTACATCCCTTTGAGTTCACCGCGTTCGATCGCATCCAGCATTTGGATGTTGTCCATGCCCGGTTTCGGCGAAATGCTTACGCCGTAAGCCTGCTCAAAACGGGTGCGCGCTTCATCATTGGATACATGCTGATAGCCAGGCAGCCACGGCGGCAGGGTTCCCATGTCGCAGGCGCCCTGCACATTGTTATGGCCGCGGAGCGGATATGCCCCCGCACCCGGGCGCATGTAGTTGCCGGTGGCCAGCAGCAGGTTGGAAATCGCCGCGGATGTATGGGATCCGGCGACGTTTTGGGTTACGCCCATTCCCCAGCAAATGGCCGTTCCGTCAGCCTCATGGATCATGGTCGCAATCTCGATCAGTGTTTCCTTGGAGATGCCGGTTTCTGCTTCGGCATATTCCAGCGTGAATTTTTCAAGCAGCTTTTTATAATCTTCAAAATGATGCACATGATCGCGGATAAAAGCATCGCTATGCCAGCCTTGGTCGATCATGTATTTCGTTACGGCGGTCAGCCATACGAAGTCGGTGCCTTGTTTCGGACGGATAAAGATATCCGAACGCTCGGCCATCTCGTGTTTGCGCAGATCGGCAACAATCAGCTTTTGTCCATGCAGTTTATGGGCACGTTTAATGCGCGTCGCCAGTACCGGATGGCCTTCAGCAGGGGCGCAGCCGATCAGGATGACCAGTCCTGCCGCAGCAATATCCTTGATGGTGCCGGCATCGCCGCCGATGCCGACGGTGGACATCAGGCCGTCCGAAGCGGGTGATTGGCAGTAGCGGGAGCAATTGTCGACATTGTTCGTTTCGAACACCTGGCGCGCCAGTTTTTGAATAAGGTAGTTTTCCTCATTGGTGATTTTGGACGAAGAAATAAATCCGAGCGCGTTTGAGCCGTATTCTTTTTTCATCCCGCCGAGCCGCTTCGCAACCAAGGAAAGCGCTTCATCCCAAGTGGACTCCACGAAAGCGTCACCCTGGCGAATGAGCGGAGTGGTGAGGCGTTCTTCGCTGTTGACGAAATCCCAACCGAATTTACCTTTGACGCAGGTCGAAATCGCGTTGACCGGCGCATCATGGGAAGGCTGGACCTTCAGAATCTTCCGGCCTTTGGTCCAAACTTCAAAGGAGCAGCCTACGCCGCAGAATGTACAAACCGTTTTCGTTTTACGCGTTCTTGTGTCGCGCATGGCGGCTTCGATTTCAGAAATGGCAAAAATGCCGCTATAACCGGGCTCTACTTCCTTGACCAGATCGATCATCGGTTCCAGAACCGGCTTGTCGATTCCGGTCATAAAGCCCGCTTCGCCCAGCATCGATTTTTCCATCAGCGCGTTACATGGGCAGATCGTGACGCATTGTCCGCAGCTGACGCAAGAGGAATCGTTGATGGATACCCCGTTGTCCCATTTTACGCGCGGAATGTCGGCTTCCCAGTCGATGGAAAGCGTCTCATTGACCTGAAGACTTTGGCAGACCTCAACGCATTGTCCGCAGGCGATGCATTGGTTCGGATCGTAACGATAGAACGGATGGGACATATCGACCTCGGAAGGGTCCACTTTTGGCCGGTACGGATATTTTTGATGTTCGATCTCCATCATTTCCGCCGTATTATGCAGCTTGCAGTTGCCGTTGTTGTTGTCGCAAACCGTGCAGTACAGCAAGTGGTTTTCCAAAATCCGGTCCATCGCTTCCGTTTGCGCTTCTTTGGCTCTGTTCGAGGAAAGCTGGATGTCCATTCCGTCCTCCGCTGCCGTGGAACAAGCCCGCTTCAATTTGCCGTTAATCTCAACGATACATGTATCGCATGTTTGGATCGGGTCGACCTCGGGCACGTAACAAATTTGTGGGTGCGCAAGGCCCGCAAGGTTAATTGCCTCGATGACCGTCATGCCCTTCTTCACTTCAACGTTTTGTCCGTTCAAAGCAATTTTCACAGTTTCCTGACTCACGAAATAACCCCATTTCCCCAATTTTTCTCGATAACGGAACATTGACCAGAGAAAATCCGTTCTTTTGCAAGTGCATTCAAAAATGCCCATAAACAAAAAAACCCACTAAAACCGGTCCGCTAGTTCTGGTACGGAAGGTTGTAGTGGAGTAACCGATTAGCAATGGCCTACTAAACTGATCATTCCATTATGATGTCAAAAACGGTATCTTGCCATGATTATACTACTTCCATGCGCGAAAAAACAAGGTTGAATTATTCTGTACAATCTAACTAAGATTTAGTATAGTGTTAAACTTGTGTGAGGTGATTGAGAGATGAAAAAGGAAGTTGCGTTTAATGACATCATCCGGAAAGTCAGAAAAGACACATTCGGTAAGGGACCCGAGCGCATTCATACAACCTTCGTCGAAAACATGGCGATCACCCGGATGTACGGAAATTTTACTCCGACGGAAAAGTTTATCGCACAAACGCCGGACGGCAAAAAAATGGTGCACAGCGCCAGAACGCACATGATTCAGGATTTGTACAAACATAAGGTGCCGGATGGTTTGGAAGAACTTTGCGGTTCCAAGCTCGTTCATTTGTTTAACGATGTCAAGGTGGATGAGGACATTGCTATTTCCGTTTTTGTATTCGAAAAAAATATAGAACAGGGATGATAAGCCGATGAACAGCGCGACACGTGAAAAAGAAGGCGTTATTCGCTATGAGAATGGCATGATCGGGGAGAAAACCGACCTCATCGTCACCGAACACCCCATAACCATCAAAATTAACGGCGAGGAATTTGCCACCTTGGTATGTACGCCGGAATACATTGAGGATATGGCGGTCGGTTATCTCGCTTCGGAAGGCGTCATCGCCGGGATCGATGAAATCAAGAATTTGTGGGTTCAGGAGGAAGAGGGGTTCGTCCATGCGGAAGTAAGCCGCTGGAGCCCGCTCCACCGCCAGCTTTACAGCAAACGGTACGTGACCTCCTGCTGCGGCGCAAGCCGGCAGGGATTCGTGTTTTTTAACGATGCCAAAACGGCCAAACACCTGCATGACGTGCCTGTTGAGCTATCATTTGATGACGTTTTCAGACTGGTGAAGGATATGCAGGAAGGCGCCGAAATTTTCAGCAAAACAGGCGGCGTGCACAATGCGGCTTTATGCGACCGGAACGGAATTTTGCTGGAGCGGATGGATATCGGCCGGCACAATGCGCTTGATAAACTCTATGGCTACTGTTTGAAACGGGATATTCCCATGAACGACAAAATCATTGTCTTCAGCGGCAGAATTTCTTCGGAAATCCTGCTTAAAGTCGCAAAGATCGGCTGCGGCATCATTCTCTCCAAGTCGGCGCCGACAGGGCTAGCGCTTGAGCTTGCGGAGAATTTGGGCATCACGGCCGTAGGTTTTGTCCGGGGAAGCAGCTGCAATGTGTATACTTATCCGCAGCGCATTATCGAATGCCGGAGAGATTAGTTCCAGGAATACAACAGATCCGGAGTAACCGGGTGCCTTAGGGCGCGGAAATGGAGTGAAGATCATGGAAACCAGAGATTATTATAAACGCACACTTCGGGATCTACGGATTTCCGTGACGGACCGCTGCAATTTCCGGTGCCGTTACTGCATGCCGGAAGAAATTTTTGGCCGGGAGTATCCTTTTTTAGCCCGTGACCATCTGCTGTCCGTCGATGAAACTGTCAGGCTGGCCGGAATATTTGCCGGACTAGGTGTGCAAAAAATGCGGATAACGGGCGGCGAGCCCATTCTGCGCAAGGAATTGCCGGAGATTATTGCGGGCATTGCCGGGATCAAAGAGGTAAAAGATATCGCCCTTACGACGAACGGAAGCCTGCTTGCCGGACAGGCCGGGAAGCTGCGCGAGGCCGGATTGATGCGCGTGGCGGTCAGCCTGGACGCTTTGGACGACGAAATCTTTATGCGGATGAACGGCGGCAAATCCCGCGTCAAGAAGGTGCTTGAGGGGATTGACGCAGCAGCGGAAGCGGGTTTGAAGGTAAAAGTGAACATGGTCGTGCAGAAGGGCGTTAATGAGCATGCGCTTTTGCCGATGGTCCGCTATTTCCGGGAAAAGGGCCATATTTTGCGCATGATTGAATATATGGATGTGGGTAATACCAACGGCTGGGATTGGAAGCAGGTCATCAGCAAAAAAGAGATGCTTGAGCGAATCGGGGCGGAATTCCCGCTTGAGCCGGTGGAGCCCAATTATCCAGGGGAAGTGGCTTCTCGATTCCGTTTCCTCGACGGCAAAGGCGAAATCGGCATTATTTCGTCCGTGAGCGACGCCTTTTGCTCCACATGCACGCGGGGGAGGCTCTCGGCCGACGGCATGCTTTATACCTGCCTGTTTGCAACCAAAGGCCATGATCTCCGTACACTGCTGCGTTCGGATGCGAGCGATGAAGAGATCGCGTTGCAAATCACGGATATTTGGGAGCAGCGCCATGACCGGTATTCGCTGGAACGCGAAGCGGCGAGGGAGGAACGAAGCGGGCAAGCCAAGGTGGAAATGTCCCGCATTGGCGGCTAATGACTCTTTGAACGTGAATATCATGTGAACAATCCTGGAATATTAATTATATTAAGTACATTTATTCACAATGTTGACAAAGTTAGAACGTATGTTATCATGTGATATGAAATGTTTTACAAACGTGTGGTGAAGTGGTTGTAGGTGTTGCAGCTGCTTTACTGATAACGAAAGCGCGTGATTGATCCCCCTATAGGAAACGGGTAGGGGTGTTAACCGGCACAGGTTTTTCTTTTCGTGTTCTGGCGGAAAGAAAGATTTGTGGCGGTTTTTTTGTGCTTGAGTAAACGCTTATGCAGTTTGTAGTTTCCATTGCTGCCATGCCGAAGCGGGTAAAATGGGCATGGCCGGCGCAAAAATGAAATGTTGATGGAGGAATGTAACATGTCGTCGTTTTACACACCCCAGCAAATCAGGGACATCGCCGTTGAAACCGGGGAGAAGAAGGCCAAATCCT
Encoded proteins:
- the moaA gene encoding GTP 3',8-cyclase MoaA, with amino-acid sequence METRDYYKRTLRDLRISVTDRCNFRCRYCMPEEIFGREYPFLARDHLLSVDETVRLAGIFAGLGVQKMRITGGEPILRKELPEIIAGIAGIKEVKDIALTTNGSLLAGQAGKLREAGLMRVAVSLDALDDEIFMRMNGGKSRVKKVLEGIDAAAEAGLKVKVNMVVQKGVNEHALLPMVRYFREKGHILRMIEYMDVGNTNGWDWKQVISKKEMLERIGAEFPLEPVEPNYPGEVASRFRFLDGKGEIGIISSVSDAFCSTCTRGRLSADGMLYTCLFATKGHDLRTLLRSDASDEEIALQITDIWEQRHDRYSLEREAAREERSGQAKVEMSRIGG
- the fdhD gene encoding formate dehydrogenase accessory sulfurtransferase FdhD, which codes for MNSATREKEGVIRYENGMIGEKTDLIVTEHPITIKINGEEFATLVCTPEYIEDMAVGYLASEGVIAGIDEIKNLWVQEEEGFVHAEVSRWSPLHRQLYSKRYVTSCCGASRQGFVFFNDAKTAKHLHDVPVELSFDDVFRLVKDMQEGAEIFSKTGGVHNAALCDRNGILLERMDIGRHNALDKLYGYCLKRDIPMNDKIIVFSGRISSEILLKVAKIGCGIILSKSAPTGLALELAENLGITAVGFVRGSSCNVYTYPQRIIECRRD
- a CDS encoding glutathione peroxidase, whose amino-acid sequence is MSVYSFKAKNIRGKEESLSQYEGNVLLIVNTASECGFTAQYSDLQKLYEKYKDRGFTILGFPCNQFGGQEPGSNEDVNTFCQINYGVTFPLFEKTDVRGEGKHPLFAYLSEQAPFKGFDPSNSEAKMLSAFIEKEQPELMEGNDIKWNFTKFLIDRKGNVVNRFESPVGPLELEPAVESLL
- the fdhF gene encoding formate dehydrogenase subunit alpha, which encodes MALNGQNVEVKKGMTVIEAINLAGLAHPQICYVPEVDPIQTCDTCIVEINGKLKRACSTAAEDGMDIQLSSNRAKEAQTEAMDRILENHLLYCTVCDNNNGNCKLHNTAEMMEIEHQKYPYRPKVDPSEVDMSHPFYRYDPNQCIACGQCVEVCQSLQVNETLSIDWEADIPRVKWDNGVSINDSSCVSCGQCVTICPCNALMEKSMLGEAGFMTGIDKPVLEPMIDLVKEVEPGYSGIFAISEIEAAMRDTRTRKTKTVCTFCGVGCSFEVWTKGRKILKVQPSHDAPVNAISTCVKGKFGWDFVNSEERLTTPLIRQGDAFVESTWDEALSLVAKRLGGMKKEYGSNALGFISSSKITNEENYLIQKLARQVFETNNVDNCSRYCQSPASDGLMSTVGIGGDAGTIKDIAAAGLVILIGCAPAEGHPVLATRIKRAHKLHGQKLIVADLRKHEMAERSDIFIRPKQGTDFVWLTAVTKYMIDQGWHSDAFIRDHVHHFEDYKKLLEKFTLEYAEAETGISKETLIEIATMIHEADGTAICWGMGVTQNVAGSHTSAAISNLLLATGNYMRPGAGAYPLRGHNNVQGACDMGTLPPWLPGYQHVSNDEARTRFEQAYGVSISPKPGMDNIQMLDAIERGELKGMYLVGEDMAWVDSNSNHVQNLLSKLDFLVVQDVFLSQTAQFADVILPACPSLEKDGTFSNTERRVQRLYQVLEPMGDSKPDWWITTQIAKYLGFDWNYGHPGEIFAEMASLTPFFSKANYEVLEGWGSFFWGSPTGESTPLLYTDGFNFPDKKARFSLVDYVPPVEFPAEYDLVLNNGRLLEQFHEGNLTNKSHGINLKLPEVFVEISPELAAERGIESGALVRLDSPYGAIKLKALVTDRVHRNEVYVPMHSASHENAVNLLTGGAVDVRTNTPAFKQTKVRMQILNIKGTSPLPLTNPRNKKRHPQNGVEVERKWKRPGYVSLVD
- a CDS encoding DUF1641 domain-containing protein, which gives rise to MAEPISMIKKRVLSEEELKQQSLEQLKDSVVEHEQAIDKAIDVLNELYGSGILEATEALLKAKAKVAEIALHQANRPEVTNIINNGIAAAGALSAINPEHTAKLLTGIAKGLEEAGKPQEEKLTIFSLLGALKDPDVNRAIGFGLRFLKGLGKELGE
- a CDS encoding DUF2294 domain-containing protein, with protein sequence MKKEVAFNDIIRKVRKDTFGKGPERIHTTFVENMAITRMYGNFTPTEKFIAQTPDGKKMVHSARTHMIQDLYKHKVPDGLEELCGSKLVHLFNDVKVDEDIAISVFVFEKNIEQG
- a CDS encoding SDR family NAD(P)-dependent oxidoreductase, with product MKLSGKTAVITGAAGGIGQATARLFAQEGASVVIADFSEAGQEVANRLKEDGYQAIYEKVDVKVEEDIQKLIERTVQTYGKLDILFANAAVTNDDPADELSLEKWRRTLDVNLTGVFLADKYALIQMLKQGTGGVIVNGASIHGHAAKAGVTAYGSAKAGVVMLTQTLGIQYANKGIRVNAVCPGYIETPLMKVLPSEEVQKLIDLQPIGRLGRPEEIAKAVLFLASDDASFITGTSLMVDGGYTAR